One window of the Magnolia sinica isolate HGM2019 chromosome 19, MsV1, whole genome shotgun sequence genome contains the following:
- the LOC131234938 gene encoding alpha-1,3-arabinosyltransferase XAT2-like, with the protein MAVQYDVRFIKSFGRYDQTKIGYGAIVGCLLISLSFLAVFRPYLSPRPIMNLRLSMGGDLSMLMIENKSGSPQLAGSAGAMRESKLICNITDPRSDLCEMDGEIRIRGNSSNIFIVPSQIGILAGNESWKIKPYARKGDEIAMRNVREFSLRSMVGNEESPNCTLNHGIPAVVFSIGGYTGNLFHDFTDVLVPLFVTSHQFHGEVQFLVTDSKSWWIKRYKPILKQLSRYEIIDFDRDRTIHCFEHTIVGLRSHKELSIDPSRSPNGYSMCDFRGFLRTTYSLKRTDAIKFDHHQEKKPRLLIISRKRSRSFTNEHEIVEMAQSLGYEVVATEANLGMNMSEFAQVVNSCDVMMGVHGAGLTNLVFLPTNAVLIQVVPLGGLEGFARLDFGVPAMDMKLRYMEYKIGEEESTLIEQFPRDHAIFRDPMSVKRKGWPALRSVYLDKQNVKLDVGRFKSTLLEALKLLHR; encoded by the exons ATGGCCGTCCAATACGACGTACGGTTCATCAAGAGCTTTGGCCGCTACGATCAGACGAAGATTGGATATGGAGCGATCGTTGGGTGTTTGCTCATCTCCTTGAGTTTTCTCGCCGTGTTTAGGCCTTATTTGAGTCCTCGGCCGATTA TGAATCTGCGGTTGTCGATGGGTGGGGACTTATCCATGTTGATGATTGAAAACAAAAGCGGCTCTCCCCAATTAG CTGGATCGGCCGGAGCGATGCGTGAGAGCAAGCTGATATGCAACATTACCGACCCAAGATCAGATCTTTGTGAAATGGATGGAGAGATTAGGATTCGTGGCAATTCCTCTAACATCTTCATTGTTCCATCTCAAATTGGTATTTTGGCGGGAAACGAGTCTTGGAAGATCAAACCTTATGCTCGAAAGGGTGATGAAATTGCAATGCGGAATGTTCGGGAATTTTCGTTGAGATCGATGGTTGGCAATGAAGAGAGTCCCAATTGCACTCTAAATCATGGCATCCCCGCTGTTGTTTTCTCCATTGGAGGGTATACAGGCAATCTCTTCCATGATTTCACCGACGTGCTGGTCCCACTTTTCGTAACGTCCCACCAATTCCACGGCGAAGTACAATTCCTCGTAACTGATTCAAAATCTTGGTGGATCAAAAGATACAAACCCATACTAAAACAATTATCGAGATATGAGATCATCGACTTCGATAGGGACCGCACGATCCATTGCTTCGAACACACAATAGTGGGCCTCAGAAGTCACAAAGAGCTAAGCATCGATCCATCCCGATCGCCAAATGGGTATTCCATGTGCGATTTCCGCGGATTCCTACGGACCACATACTCATTAAAAAGAACAGATGCAATCAAGTTCGACCATCATCAAGAAAAGAAACCGCGCCTATTAATTATATCTCGCAAGCGATCCCGATCATTTACCAATGAACATGAAATAGTTGAAATGGCCCAAAGCTTGGGGTATGAAGTGGTGGCCACGGAGGCGAATCTGGGGATGAACATGTCCGAATTTGCGCAGGTTGTGAACTCATGCGACGTGATGATGGGCGTCCACGGGGCGGGCCTCACTAATCTTGTTTTCCTCCCAACTAATGCAGTGTTAATCCAAGTGGTTCCtttgggtggattggaagggtttgCAAGACTTGATTTTGGTGTACCAGCAATGGACATGAAGCTAAGGTACATGGAATATAAGATAGGAGAGGAGGAGAGTACACTGATAGAACAGTTCCCACGGGACCATGCAATATTCAGGGATCCCATGTCAGTAAAGAGGAAAGGGTGGCCAGCACTTAGGTCTGTGTACTTAGATAAGCAAAACGTGAAGCTTGATGTAGGTAGGTTTAAAAGCACTTTGTTAGAAGCTCTTAAGCTTCTCCATCGCTAG
- the LOC131235654 gene encoding uncharacterized protein LOC131235654, with protein MDVVLPRNKETGSIRGFALVRMSSEKELFQAIQSLHGESFRGQKVLVQRARFGPELKRKHIGASNPKSKPIQAAQSFPSSKYQSGTSSFKEVLLRSLGVSNPDRAATRKVENGITKERGSKEAQSIQVDDVSIQINQDSYNNSKELRDSVVVMTKEGASISSVMIAPG; from the coding sequence ATGGATGTAGTGTTACCTAGAAACAAGGAGACGGGATCTATTCGGGGTTTTGCGTTGGTTAGGATGAGCTCGGAAAAGGAGTTATTTCAGGCAATTCAAAGCCTTCATGGCGAAAGCTTCAGGGGGCAAAAAGTGTTGGTCCAGCGGGCGAGATTCGGCCCGGAACTCAAACGCAAACATATCGGTGCTTCAAATCCAAAATCGAAACCGATTCAAGCTGCGCAGAGCTTCCCTTCATCGAAATATCAGTCAGGAACATCCTCCTTTAAAGAGGTGTTACTCAGATCATTAGGGGTATCTAATCCTGATAGGGCAGCTACTCGCAAGGTTGAAAATGGTATAACGAAGGAGAGAGGAAGTAAAGAGGCGCAATCAATACAGGTGGATGATGTATCAATCCAGATTAACCAGGACTCCTACAACAACTCCAAGGAGTTACGAGATTCGGTGGTGGTCATGACCAAAGAGGGAGCTTCCATATCTTCAGTAATGATTGCTCCTGGATGA